Genomic segment of Esox lucius isolate fEsoLuc1 chromosome 15, fEsoLuc1.pri, whole genome shotgun sequence:
AAACACAGCCTTATTGAAAGATAATGCTCTACTAAACACGGCCTTTTTGAAAGGTAATACTCTACTAAACATGGCCTTATTGAAAGGTTATACTCTACTAAACACGGCCTTATTGAAAGGTAATACTCTACTAAACACGGCCTTATTGAAAGTTAATACTCTACTAAACACGGCCTTATTGAAAGGTAATACTCTACTAAACACGGCCTTATTGAAAGGTAATACTCTACTAAACACGGCCTTATTGAAAGGTAATACTCTACTAAACACGGCCTTATTGAAAGGTAATGCTCTACTAAACACGGCCTTATTGAAAGGTTATGCTCTACTAAACACGGCCTTATTGAAAGGTTATGCTCTACTAAACACGGCCTTATTGAAAGGTTATGCTCTACTAAACACGGCCTTATTGAAAGGTTATGCTCTACTAAACACGGCCTTATTGAAAGGTTATGCTCTACTAAACGCGGCCCTTATTGAAAGGTAATGCCTACTAAACGCCGCCTCATTGAAAGGTAATTGCTCTACTAAACGCCGCCTCATTGAAAGGTAATTGCTCTACTAAATGCGGCCTCATTGAAAGGTAATGCTCTACTAAACGCGGCCTCATTGAAAGGTAATGCTCTACTAAACGCCGCCTTATTGAAAGGTAATGCTCTACTAAACGCCGCCTCATTGCAAGGTAATTGCTCTACTAAACGCCGCCTCATTGAAAGGTTATGCTCTACTAAACGCCGCCTCATTGAAAGGTTATGCTCTACTAAACGCCGCCTCATTGAAAGGTAATGCTCTACTAAATGCAGCCTTATTGAAAGGTAATGCTCTACTAAACGCGGCCTTATTGAAAGGTAATGCTCTACTAACGCGGCCTTATTGAAAGGTAATGCTCTACTAAACGCGGCCTTATTGAAAGGTAATGCTCTACTAAACGCGGCCTTATTGAAAGGTAATGCTCTACTAAACGCGGCCTTATTGAAAGGTTATGCTCTACTAAACGCGGCCTTATTGAAAGGTTATGCTCTACTAAACACGGCCTAATTGAAAGGTAATGCTCTATTAAACATGGCCTTATTGAAAGGTAATGCTCTACTAAACATGGCCTTATTGAAAGGGTATGCTCTCCTAAACATGGCCTTATTGAAAGTTACTGTAATCGACCTGTTCATAATCAGCCAGCAGCCAATCCTCAGTCCTTGTGCATCTCCTTTCAACCCCCTCACCATTGTTTCAGCCTGAGCCTTATCTTACCCCCTTTCTGAAAGCTCTGTCTAGTCCCAACCATGCAGCAAGCTCAGTTTAAACCCTCCACTGAAGATAACTCTGAGGCCACCGAGCCCTGAGTCCACCAAACTCTGAGTCATACACTAACTGACAGAGAGGGAATGAATGTGCGTTAGGAAGGGATGGGAGATGTCCCTAAGCTGTAGCCACCGCCAAAGGAATTAGCCAAGAGATTATATACTCATCATTTTGGGATGTTTCCAACTCTGTTAAATATGGTGCTGACTTAGAACATTTGCTCCACAGTCCTCACTTTAAATGCAGCTGACGAAGCTTCCAGTTTGTAGAGCTTAAATCTGGGGACCCAGTAATTAAGCCTCCTATACTATTTATACATATTAACTGAGAGAGTGTAAGGTTAGTAAACAAATTTAACCCACATTACTCAGTCAACCACTCTGGTAATATCATAAAGCATTTTTCTTTATACCTTTTGTTTGCTGTGAACCCATAGCTGTGGAAGTATAGTTTGTAGGTAGACTCTTGGCTATGTAAGGTAGACCTGCAGTATGTTCAAGCATGTGTCCTGCTGTCCTCCCAGGCTGTTGGAGGAGTTTGAGAACCACATAGAGGAGCTGAAACAGTTAGATGAGAAGATCCAGCGGCGGGTGGAGAAGCTGGAGCACCAGTGTCACAGAGAGGCCAAGGAGTTTGCTCACAAAGTGCAGGACTTACAGAGAAGCAACCAGGTCCGCCTCATAGCCCTGGACCACCAAGCACCACCCCATCACCAAAACTGTCCTTTTTCGAGAGCTGCTCGGAATGTCAAAATCCAGTCTAATAACATTCTAATGTTTGCTACTTCTGGAAGCACTGCCACCATGTTTAATCCTCATTCATCTTACATGTGACTTCTTCATATCTCCGTCTTCTTACAGGTAGCCTTCCAGCACTTCCAGGAGCTGGACGAGCACATCAGCTATGTGGCAACCAAGGTGTGTCATCTTGGCGACCAGCTCGAGGGTGTGAACACCCCTAGGCAGAGGGCCGTGGAGGCACAGCGTCTCATGACCTACTTCAACGAGTTCCTGGACGGGGAGCTGCGCAGTGATGTCTTCAACAACCCAGAGAAGGTAAGGATCCATATGCTACCATCCACCCACAAGGGTTGTTAAAGTCAGATGGGCCattgaaaatacaaatacaatccACCGAAGCAGTGATGTTAAGACCTGAAATGAGTTGGGAATGAATGGGAACCAGCCATGGAACCACCCCAGTTAACGACCCATTTTAATTTGTACAATATGCCTTTAGTGTGATGCCTTAGCTAATTAAACCGGAATTGAATTCATTTTCAGCTGGTGGATCAATTGGCATGGATGTCAACATGCTCCTGTCTTAGTAGGATTGAGGTTTTGATGTAGCACTAGGATTGCCTGTGAAAAGCCACTGGCACTGAAGAGAGCCATCCATGACATGTTCACAAATGTGGCTTTCAGAATGGAACTCCTTTAGCGTGTATagttaacaaattaatttagtatacaaagtgaaatatttcccatacaattatttttatgaaaGGTGCTGAGGTAAAATCCATTCACTGTagatcagtgttttataaaaaatactttCCCCTATCCCCTTCCTGGGCAACAACGCGAATACATTATATGACCCATTATACCAACCCATAGTGCCCTCTAGTgcaaaaacaagttaaaattGCCTGACAGACAACATATACACAATAGATAAATGGCGCGTAAAGAGGTCAAAATGGGTTCCACTCCTTTATTTTTGCTGACCACAGTCTCATTCATCACTATGTTTTCCTACTACAGCTAAAGGTGGCATGGGAAACCACACAAAACTGAGCCTGTACATCTAGTTCTCATAGGGTCTGAAAGCCACCTGAGTGCCCTCACCATCAACTCCCAAAAGTTGGATAGTGTATTGTTAGGATTTCATAGTTGTTATTGAAGAGATTGGAATTCCGTCAATGAATTTATTTTTGTGGTAAGTGGGAAAAGAGTCATTGAAGTGGTTGGGAAGTCTGGAGGTCAACCACAGAGACAGGAGTTGCAGATGGGAATACTTCTGGCGAGGCATGATGTGGGAATATTGGACAGATCCCATTTCCTGAGCATACCTCCAGACGTGGGGGAAAGAGGAAAGCTGCGAGTGAATAGCTGAAGGGGAAAGGCTCTGCTAATCCTTCTGAAAGGGAGGGCTGGGCCGCCAGTGTGGAGACAAGTGCAGCTAAACCCTGACTGCAGGGAGACGGCTACATTACTTACATGGGATTTAGCTAATCTTAGCTGGGGGACAGATACTTAGAAAACCTTCGCCGAGCAGAAAGGCTGGATCCTCCTCACGGGAGCGGAGTAATGATGTTAGCTGAGGCAGGCATCTGCGGGAACAGAGGAGTTGCGGACGGCGGGCCTTTCCCAGGTCTGGGGTTTTCGACCGGCGTGTATGTCAGGGGAGGGGAGTGGGGGGTTCTCGACAGGGGCCCTTTTTAGAGCGATATCCCTGGCCGGACAGATTATTGAAGGCGATTTAGGCTCCTGTGGGATTACATCCCATTCAGAGGAGCCATGCCAATAAAGAGTTGGATATGCTGCTAACTCAGGGCTGCTGTTGCGGTTGCCGTGGAAGCTGTTAGCCAGGTGAGTGGATGCTGCTCCTTATCAGCTCCATGGTGTAAAGGGAGGAGGCGGGGGAGGGCTGCTTTTACATGATCCCCTAAGTTTAGATGCTGCCGCGGATGTCTGTTTGGATGTCCATCTCTTATGttcctctgtcccccccccccacctttctCACTCTCATCTCAGATTAAGGAAGCTGCTGACATCATTCAGAAGTTGCATCTCATAGCCCAAGAGCTGCCTTTCGACCGGTGAGTAGTCCTCGAGGAAGCTTTACACAAGAGCTGCACTCTGACACTCTGATAGACACTGTTGTGCCTCCAGGCCAGCCAGGCTCGTGCCAAAGAAATATCGGAGGTCGTTTAGTAAATGTTTCAAGTTGCATTGGCTgtggtgtgagagggagagcatTCATTTAATTCACTTTAAATCAAAAGGACTACAAATATGTACATATAAAGAAGATTGTTTGCATAATTTTTCTCAGATTTTACATATACTAATGGGTGGGTTTAGTCTTTTTATCTCTGACATGCTCTCTGATGAATGCCCCTATGCTTGTGTTCTTACAGGTTTGCTGATGTTAAAGCCAAGATTGCAAGTGAGTGCTTGCCTACCAAATGTCCATGGTTGCTTGTTGATCAGGAAACGATAACATAACCATCCTAAAAAAGCCAACTAAATCCCTCAGTGTTTGTGTCCAGGTAAATACCATGACCTTGAGCGCCAGCTGATCCAGGAGTTCACGGCGGCCCAGCGTAGAGGAGAGATTGGACGCATGCGAGAGGTGGCTGCGGTCCTCCTACACTTCAAGGTGACTCTCAAACCCTTTGGTTTCTCCATATTAAAGGAAAGATCAGTGTTCATATTGTATGTGGCGTGGCGGATTTACTGACCCCTAGGGGCCAGTATACGAAAGGTCTCTGGTTCCAACCCCTAAggtaaattactgaaatgtaaatgagtgGTAGTGCATGTCCTAAATGATCCACGTAGCCTACTATTCACGCAGTCGTACGTCCGCTTTTTTCGTTGTGTAGATGTGGTTTTGATGGAGGTCATTCTTCCCCACAGGGCTACGCGCACTGTGTAGATGTGTACATCAAGCAGTGTCAGGAGGTGAGTGTTTGGCTGAGCCCTCAGTGTAGGGGCACCTGAGTTGTCGTGCTGTCGTGTCTGCTATGCGTCTGAGGTGTGTGGTTAACCCCGTGCGTGTGTTCAGGGGGCGTACATGCGtagtgatgtgtttgaggaCACGGCCCTCCTCTGCCAGCGGGTCAACGCTCAGGTGGGAGAGGTTTTCCAGAGCCCAGAGACCGTAATGGCCAAACTCATTCAAAACATCTTTGAGAACAAACTACAGGTACACGGAACGGTGTCTCTCTTGGAATGATTATTCTGTCTGCTACTGGTGTCAGTTCTTTTGGACTGACTTGAACTTTGCGTTTCCAGGCCCATGTGAAAGAAAAACTGGATGAAACACGCCACTCTGACGTTGAACAATATCTCAAAAACCTGTATGACCTCTACACAAGGTAATGTGcattcaaaaaataaatgcGGGGCGGGTCTGGAGCCCTGGGGCAACAGTTAGTGACAGTAGTGGGGCAGACACACACCGACTCCATGTTACCTAGTAGGACCCACTTGTCAGGGAGGTCCTACCAGGTACATTCATTCTGTGGAGGGCCTTGTGAGTGCAGGGTTTTGGCTTTTCCTTTCAACTGGTGGTCAATTTGAGACCTGGAAAACCAGAGGAGGGGAGCTCATCTTTGAGAGAGCTGTCTCAGAGAAGTGACCTGTCTTGAAGCCTGACTGGTTGGGGCTTCAGGACAGGCCACACCCTCTATTCTGATTGTTGGTAACCATGGCAACCTTGTGTCTCCAGGACGACAGCTTTGGCTGCCAAGCTGACGGAGTTCAACCTGGGCTCAGACAAACACACCTTCCTGTCCAAGCTCATTAAGAACATATTTTCCACCTATCTGGAGAGCTACATTGAAATGGAGAAAGATTACCTCCGCACACGCAGCTCCATGATCCTGCAGCGCTACTATGACTCCAAGAACCACCAGAAACGCCCACTGGGCGGTGGCAGGTAAGGAATGAGAAACGCCTACTGGGCGGGGGACAGGTAAGGAATGAGAAACGCCCACTGGGCGGGGGACAGGTAAGGAATGAGAAACGCCCACTGGGCGGGGGACAGGTAAGGAATGAGAAACGCCTACTGGGCGGGGGTTAGGTAAGGAATGAGAAACGCCCACTGGGCGGGGGTTAGGTAAGGAATGAGAAACGCCCACTGGGCGGGGGTTAGGTAAGGAATGAGAAACGCCCACTGGGAGGGGGACAGGTAAGGAATGAGAAACGCCCACTGGGCGGTGGCAGGTAAGGAATGAGAAACGCCTACTGGGCGGGGGACAGGTAAGGAATGAGAAACGCCCACTGGGAGGGGGACAGGTAAGGAATGAGAAACGCCCACTGGGCGGTGGCAGGTAAGGAATGAGAAACGCCTACTGGGCGGGGGACAGGTAAGGAATGAGAAACGCCCACTGGGCGGTGGCAGGTAAGGAATGAGAAACGCCTACTGGGCGGGGGTTAGGTAAGGAATGAGAAACGCCCACTGGGCGGGGGTTAGGTAAGGAATGAGAAACGCCCACTGGGCGGGGGTTAGGTAAGGAATGAGAAACGCCCACTGGGCGGGGGACAGGTAAGGAATGAGCAAACCCACCATCAGCCTCCTCCCGACTCCTTAATGGTATGATGCAACCTTGTATGTCCTATACCCCCATTTAGTATCCAGGAGCTGAAGGAGCGGATCAGGCAGCGCACCAACCTGCCTTTGGGGCCCAGCTTAGACACCCATGGGGAGACTTTCCTGTCCCAGGAGGTGGTGGTCAACCTGCTGCAGGAGACACGGCACGCCTTCGAGAGGTGTAATAGGGTGAGGCTGGGATGCTGCCCCCTACAGCAGAAACTCGCCATGCATCTCTACTCAATTGCAGGACTCCTTTGGCCACAGAGGCATTTGAAGTAAATCCCTGTAGAGGGTTGTGAGtaatctctgtgtgtctgtgtgcgtgtgtgtaccaGCTCTCTGATCCTTCGGACCTGCCCAAAAACGCCTTCTCCATCTTCCTGCTGCTGGTGGAGCACCTGTGTGTGGACCACATCGACTACGCACTGGAGATCGGCCTCTCAGGTACATGCGACTCAACACAGTAAAGGCAGTGGGAACCCTTTATAAACGCTCCTTTTTTAATCATGTGTGTAGTATGTTTATCTAGCAATacccctgttgattttgtaccTTATAGGGTTGcatgatattggaaataactgacattgcgatattttgtttttctgtgatatatattgatatgaaaaaatacaggacgTCTTCACCAGATGActtgaaaagctctatttgagaataattaattattctagAATGACGGGTGATTTTGTAGGGAACTGCATCTTCATGGAAAACTACAATTaaaaaatgaaactgaaaatgactttttaccttttgacttattttgggtagtttaatttattatattaatgaATACATTGTTTAATTCACCATGATTCTATTGTATTCATATAATACTCTTCTATCAATTCAGGCTAAAGTCAATCATCTAACATGTTatgatattaataatgcatgttgctTACCCTAAAATAAAGGggctcatttgtgaatgaagaggTGTGGTGTCTATAAGGGATCCAGGAGATTACAGGAGGCTTTATCTCAGTACTCCAACCAGGTTAAAACAGAGCATTCTCTACAGAGGaagtttcattatcacaatagggAATTAATATGAATGactaaatcaaatcaaaaagtaatTAAACAATTTATTAAATTACAAATTCAATTACAAACCTcctttttgaaaatagaaacatcttttaatttaaaccatttgaaaaatgaaaaaagcagCTATACACCAATCATGAGCGGTtgacaaaaacaagtgtttataaaactaataatttgtaataataaaagcaaaaccTAACTAATAAATACCAATTAACTTTACATGATTAACAAATATCAACACAaccattgtatttcacaaacttttgtttttaaaataaacttttcttaGTAACAGTGCCAAAGGAAAACAGTGTTGATCATCATGGATAGACAAATGCTGATTAAATCTAACTTTTCAACTGtataaaatctgttttctttttaaacagaaatgtatttattttactaggtaCTCTCTCACAACTGtagaataatatatataaatctaaattctatttaaatataataacttgactttaagcatccctgcttagactgctgcccccgcgacccggccccggataagcggaagaagatgaatgaatgaatgacttTAAGCATGTGTACATTGCTCACTCAAACTTGAAGGTTTTTGGCCAGGAATACCAGTCTATTCACCATTACAAGCTTGTGACATGACTGTTGGCAAGTGACAATGTTGCCACTTGTACTGAAAAGCCTCTCTGAGGGGGAACTTGTAGCGGGAATGGATAGATACTTGCAGGCAAGCTTGGCGAGATCTGGAAAGCTTACTCCGTGTTTTCTACCATGCAAGTGGATCTTCGTCTTTGTCTATGGAAGGTGTTAGCAGGTAGTGGTTTAATTCTGCTTCCATCACAGCCTTGTGGGTCAGAGAGGAATCACCCTTTGCTGCAGCTCCACTCTGTTTAAAGGACTCTGTTCCCAAGGACCtcttggctttctttgcctgGGACGTATCAGCAACTTCAGGCTCCACTTCAGTGCTGCTGCTTGACGTCTCCTCCTGGCATTCTGATGCCACTCTGGCCTTGACTTGGGGCTTGTCTTCTTCACTGATGAAATCCATCTTGAACCGGGTGTCCAAACAAGAAGCTGCATCTAGCAGGTCCTGAGTAGCTCTCTATTTCTCATTGATGTAGTGCAACATCTCAGTTTAAGGTCTTGGTCatgtctgtgtctccctcttgtATAAGCAGCATTGAAGTGTTGAAGAGGTGAAGAACTGGCTTCATGTATGAGACACTAACATAGTCTTCTCCTGAGAGTGCATCTGTGAAGTCCAGCACTGAGCCCAGTGACTTACTGACAGATTCCAGGACATCCATATCTTGCCAGGTTATAATTAGATGctgtgtcttcctgtcctcagacaggacctgagttacagtggggcaaaaaagtgttttgtcagccaccaattgtgcaagttctcccacttaaaaaggcctgtaaaaaaaaaaatccagaaaatcacattgtaggattttttatgaattcattgttgaattcctcagtaaaataagtatttggtcacctacaaacaagcaagatttctggctctcacagacctgtaacttcttctttaagaggctcctctgtcctccactcgttacctgtattaatggcacctgtttgaacttgttatcagtaataaagacatctgtccacaacctcaaacagtcacactccaaactccattatggccaagaccaaagagctgtcaaaggacaccagaaacaaaattgtagacctgcaccaggctgggaagattgaaactgcaataggtaagcagcttggtgtgaagaaattcaactgtgggagcaattataagaaaatggaagacaaacaagaccactgataatgtTCCTCGAtgccggggctccacgcaagatctcaccccgtggggtcaaaatggtCACAAGAACgtgtgagcaaaaatcccagaaccacacaggggagacctagtgaatgacctgcgagagctgggaccaaagtaacaaaggctaccatcagaaacacactatgccgccagggactcaaatcctgcagtgccagacgtatccccctgcttaagccagtacatgtccaggcccgtctgaggtttgctagagagcatttggatggtccagaagaggattgggagaacgTTTCAtatgtcagatgaaaccaaatagacctttttggtaaaaactcaactcgtcgtttttggaggagaaagaatgctgagttgcatccaaagaaacaccatacctactgtgaagcatgggggtggaaacatcatgctttgtggctgtttttctgcaaagggaccaggatgactgatctgtgtaaagggaagaatgaatggggccatgtatcgtgagatttggagtgaaaacctccttccatcagcaaggacATTGAAGATTGAAACATGCTGGGtcttttcagcatgacaatgatcccaaacacaccgcacgggcaatgaaggagtggcttcgtaagaagcattcaaggtcctggagtggcctagccagtcaccagatctcaaaaccaatagaaaatctttggagggagttgaaagtctgtgttgccagcgacagccccaaacatcactgctctagaggagatctgcatggaggtaTGGCCAAAAtacagcaacagtgtgtgaaaaccttgtgaagacttacagaaaacgtttgacttctgtcattgccaaaaagggtatataacaaagtatgagattaacttttgttattgaccaaatacttattttccaccattaTGACCAATAAATCATTAAAAatctacaatgtgattttctggattttatttccttctcattttgtctctcatagttaaagtgtacctatgatgaagattacaggcctctcatctttttaagtgggagaacttgcacaattggtatctgactaaataccttttttgccccactgtatagccTTCTGCTGCTCTAGTATCCTGCTGATCATCTTTTGTCTGGAACCCCGTCTTGTCATTCtgatatgagggaatgtgaaggtAGATTGAGTTCCTTCTGGGCT
This window contains:
- the exoc5 gene encoding exocyst complex component 5; translation: MATTAQLFEEPFDADEYIERLAWRTPGGGSKGGAEAFDPKRLLEEFENHIEELKQLDEKIQRRVEKLEHQCHREAKEFAHKVQDLQRSNQVAFQHFQELDEHISYVATKVCHLGDQLEGVNTPRQRAVEAQRLMTYFNEFLDGELRSDVFNNPEKIKEAADIIQKLHLIAQELPFDRFADVKAKIASKYHDLERQLIQEFTAAQRRGEIGRMREVAAVLLHFKGYAHCVDVYIKQCQEGAYMRSDVFEDTALLCQRVNAQVGEVFQSPETVMAKLIQNIFENKLQAHVKEKLDETRHSDVEQYLKNLYDLYTRTTALAAKLTEFNLGSDKHTFLSKLIKNIFSTYLESYIEMEKDYLRTRSSMILQRYYDSKNHQKRPLGGGSIQELKERIRQRTNLPLGPSLDTHGETFLSQEVVVNLLQETRHAFERCNRLSDPSDLPKNAFSIFLLLVEHLCVDHIDYALEIGLSAIPSADAKNANLYFLDVVQQANTIFHLFDKQFNDHLMPLISSSPKLTECLHKKKEVIEQMEVKLDTGIDRTLNCMVGQMKHILATEQKKTDFRPEDENNVMIQYTAACSKVCAYVSRQVERVRKSMDGKNVDTVLTELGVRFHRLIHEHLQQYSYSSMGGMLAICDVAEYRKSAKDFRVPLVLQLFDTLHALCNLLVVAPDNLKQVCSGEQLTNLDRNLLHAFVQLRVDYRQARLGRHFS